A region of the Alligator mississippiensis isolate rAllMis1 chromosome 5, rAllMis1, whole genome shotgun sequence genome:
agcccctggcactgccagtttcctccaccccccactccagtgctcctcactcctgacctgtagccccctgcactcccagtcctgctggaggggccccaaCTTTCACTGTCCTGACCAGGCTGGAGCACAGTGGCTCTGATTCATGCAGGCAGTGGTGAAGTGTGTTTGGCCCCAtcatgggctggagggaagaggaggggaggcttgtggcatcCCCCACCCTAGGATGGGGCTGCTGCACAGTGCCAGGCAGGTTGACCAtggcccccctccttccccacagcagtATCTCCTGACTGCTCAGCCCCTGCAATGAGCACAGGTGCCAGCCCTAGCTGGCCATAATTTCCCCGCTGCCTTCAAAgtttccctgcccctttcccctgctggaggggcaggcattcCCCCTGGCCGCCTTgtcacagctccagcccccaccctgaccAAATgcctgggattttgctttgctccactggtgggagtaGGGGGAGGGTGATTGGACATAGGCATGACTATATACTAATAAGAGATTCTTATTAATCTTCTTATTTACTAATAAGAGCTTATACTAATAATAGTTCCAAATACTATAGGAGCTTTTCTATACCGACCAATAATCATTTAAGTGGAAATTGATTACCAGAGAAACAAGGGAGATTTGCTGCTtctaatataaaaagaaaatgtggtATTAGCCCTACAAATTGGTATTGCTCAAGCAATAAAGGTGTTTTTAACTTTACACCTCTCTAGATTTTTTTGGGTCTTTATATGGAGACTTAAATGAGCAAAGCCTAGCCTGCTTTCTCTAAAGAGGTACAGTTATTGTTTAGGGATTGTGGCTAAAGGTCTGTAATGTGAGCCTGTTCAACGTGGCATAATGGTCAGTCTTCAGGTTTCTGCAGTTTATACCATAAATATTTTATACCATTCTTTTCAGCCACAAGCATAACAATGGTCAACCCATGTGGTTTACGCTTGGCATAAAGGAAGCTATTAAAGGCTGGGACAAAGGCTTGAAAGATATGTGTGTAGGAGAGAAGCGGAAACTGACAATTCCACCATCCCTTGGTTATGGAAAAGAAGGGAAAGGTAATACATCTCATACCTGCTCAAGCTCAGTATGTTCTTAATCCTGTACTGTATTGTTGCAACTATATAAGTATTCTATAAGTCTGCTTGTAGAGGAGAATTTGTCAGCCAGTTGACTGTAGTGCACCTATAACGCCAAATTCTTTATCACTGTGCACAGGTATAAGTAACAGGACAAAGTGGATGACAGATGGTATCATTCTGACTTGGTACCATTTTAGGCAACACTTGATTGCTGACGCTGTGCACAAGGTAGTGGAGATTTGGCACCCAAATTTCAGAAGTATTCATTCTTTTAATTTGAAATGTTTGCTGAAGAGCTAAAACTATCAGATACATGGAGTAACtggattatttcttttttctctgcaCTGTCTTACTCAGTGCTCACATGTGATATTACCAGCCACTCAATTATTTTTCCTGACCTTGCTCTGTAACCTGGGGAATGAGTCAGACTTTCTTTCCTGCAATCTCATGAAGTgtattccctgctctgccctccacaTCTGTCAACAATCAATTGAGCTGTAGTACTGGGACCCACTGCTCATTTCCACCTGTGAAATGGCTTTTAGCATATCTTTTGCTGTGATTCTGAATAGTTAAGATTTTGGGAGATTGTAAATCCCAACGTATTATATGGGATTACAGGGAGGAAACTGTCCCAGAGATCTCAGGATGTTCTCAGCAGGCCTGTTGTCTGGCATATGGTTTGCAAGGATATTTACTCTTCTGTGTCTTCTAAGCAGAGGGCACAAAATAACATGGTATGCCAAAGAGGAAATATACTTCTGATAGCTTAATCACTAACATGGATGAAGATGCTTATCTATTTTACTGACTGGAAATAAATGCTGAAAGGCGTTGTAAGAGCCCATGTGTGGTGAATTTAAAAATACAACCATTTTTTACCTAGAGAATCAGCTGCCGattcaaatgcatgtaaaattaAATAACTTGCCTAATATATGTACACCGAGCAAATATGCAGTCAGATAATATACTTGGAAATAAGCTAATAATCTGTTCTGTTGCCTTAAAGTCAGCACAGCTGGCAGTCAGAAGGTTACTCCAGTACAGGCCAATCATGTACTTACTGTCTTCATAAACTGTCTCATATACTgtaagccattaagtcaattgacaccctcagctgcctgaatagtaatacaaGTCACTGCAGTGTGGATTAGGAATCAAAACAAGGTGCTTCTTTCCAagtcagaaaatcagcttctctgtGTAATACATGTGCCCCAGTTTTGGGGTGTGATTTCTGGGGGAAAGGTATGTGTTGTATGAGAGGAGAATATCATAGTCCAGTTGCCAGATATCTTACATTTCTTCAAATAACCTGGTTTACAAGAAGTCTTTTCTCAAATATTGATGGACTTCCTAAGGTACTCAGTTCACTTTGTCTTTAATTTTGTCTCTATGTCTAACATCCTTGATAGGAAAAATTCCACCTGAGAGCACACTTATATTCAACATTGACCTACTAGAAATCAGAAATGGACCAAGATCACATGAGTCATTCCAGGAAATGGATCTTAATGATGATTGGAAGCTATCCAAGGATGAGGTGATTGTGCTTCTTAACTAAGTGACAGAATGAAGTAAAGTAAATAGTGGGGATGAGAAGGAAAGTTAAAGTGTGAACTTGATCTTGTCTATAAAAGCACATGGTCAGAGCAAGGCACATTCTTGGGCAAGTGCCTCAAGGTTAGAGAGATGACTCTGAAAAGTATGGAACAGGGGGCCTGGATCTGCACCAAGTTTAGGATTGTTGATACTGACTTGTATAAACTACAGCTTCTTAGAAATAAAAATTacttggcattttttttcattcagttgCTAGTTTTTCTGTCAGCATGTGGCCTTCAAACCCAGTTGTAACACAAGTATCTTATGGCACATCAGCATGGCATGTTACTTTTGGGAAAGGGAATGGGATTTAACACTTTTCTTGGTTTACTCATTTTCATAATAGTATCCATTTTTAGTACAGACTTTAATGCTAGACAAAATGCAATTTTAAGAATTATTCTTTATACATAGGTTTTAGTCTTTTGATTTTCAGTTTCAAGTGAGACAGCAAAACTCTTTCCATACAGACATATTAACGTACACCAGTCTTGTACCTTTGGGCCTTTTCTTGTACTTGCACTATAAAATATAGCTAACTTTTATGATGAGCAAAAATATCCATGGAGGGAATAGAATGAGACTAATTCATATTCCTTTGAATTAGAATTGAACCCATTTGCTGGAACTGGAAACCTAATCCAATGCAACAACCCTCTGTTTGTAAGTCAGCATGGCAAGATATCTAGTCAGTAAAAGTTCTATTAtccggcatcttacaagctggcatgctccacccaccgtggcacttccggtttctccgagcccccatgactcagggcaaagcagcctgttcTGCCAAGCCCCCACAGTCCAGGGGCCCCGCGGGAAGGGCAGTGATGCAGCAGGAGGGACAGCGATGCCGCggaaggggtggagggacacCCCAGATGCGGCATGAGAAGTGGCGGctggggccactcaattaaccggcatattttgttatcctgCATTCCCcgttcccaggggatgccagataacagagcttttactttaccatatttactcaaatataagacaaccctgattgTAAGACAGCCCccacaatacatttataaatttgttctttaccaggtatagaatctaattattggaggtttgctttaAATCTATCCCTCTTGCACTACTACAACTGATTAAATTAAATCTGGGGGGGTAAAATGGCCCTCTTGTCCTCTTCCCCCCCCtaactttttccccctgcaggtCCTTCCCCTACCTCTTGctctcagaccctgctctccctgagcacatggaaatgaaaacaaatttgaaaacactgatggATGAACGGACACATcttatctttttgtttttaactgatgCAAGCTTTAGCCCAACTGCAAATACACTTTTAAGTAACACTTTTGTACATCCTTATATAGAGTAAAAACTGCATGATACTTGCCCAAAGGCAAAAAGCTcataatttaccatatagttcattgggctgggccccaggagaggcaacagcatttcaaaccacaTAGCCACatgtgaccccatagctcagcagtGCACCGTATATGTGTATACTCTAGATATGCCCTCACAAAGGATTcacgtgctaattagcccccGACTCGCAACTGGAACCAGGTGTCCTTGTCATAAACCCTGGAGTCCTCCAAAATGTATGTgccagatgaggtgcagggcagcctggttcaacttcacctcatggagggtaggGTCACagtaatcatatgtgacaggctgaggaGATGGGCCAACAAagggattctgagtgaactgattggggccctgtttggtgatgtttcccagacatttaaggctggtgaagaaacagaaatcattggaaataggaaagaacggtacagctcagctgtgggagcaaagagaaagtaaaaatgtGTTCAGtgtagtagctcaccatgactcAGAAAAAAGCTGGCACTGGGGAGGACTGAGCACAACGAACACTACTCAACTACTGTAtttttttattcagatgggctgcactccTCTATCCTTGTGGAGATACCACCATGAGGTGGTTTTCAGCTCAGATTGttttacttacctggcaggggaaataccattcTTCTCAGCTTTGAATGACTTGGTATAGTTAGAAGGTGGAGATCTGTCCATTGCACTACAGGCAAGTACCCCTGCAAGAGTttacaaatgcctccaaatgtgTGTGTctcagctacacaatttatggtaatgggggattgctcttgggctttccctctagcttgctccttcagcctttggGCTAGGAGCAAGTGAAGCACAGGGGCATCCAAACTCCAAGGCTTCTAGGCTTTGGGCTTGCATATAGGATGTCtatcatggatttgggagtatcagaagccccaggctgaagagtctaggaggtaggatacttgccggtggtagcaccacacagactttACAGTTGAGCTTGCTCAGTTGATGCAGTTTGAAACTGATTTGGTCTGACACGaaattaaagaagaaaagtaGTAGGTTCCCACAGgatctcagccttttggctaagatcaagcatttttggcaccatgGGGAGgatgtcagggctggctctggccttccTGGTGTCAGCTTGGTATTCCATTATCTCTAGCCCGGTGCCCATTGCCTATAGAGAGAATATCCACCTGTTTTTCTTCAAGGGCCAAAAAggctcccatcagcatgtttgcctgatatgggccatgtgttttatagttatgttctgtattttaatcaacttcatagctgattactattactgagcacatgctgcttttggcagcagtttaactaTAGACAATGTACAAGCAGCTTTTCCCTCTTTGCTGATGGAGGGGGAAATAACTTGTCTCAtacttgagtaaatatggcattaATGTCTATGTATGTACTAAACACTTAAGTACCCCAGTCCATGGACTGAGACTTtgtagtggtggagaggcttgtatGTCCTGATAATCCTCAGAACTGTCAGAATCCCAAACTCCTGGCGGGGTCACCCATGGCAAACAGGCCTGAGGGAAGGTTTCAGATAAACCATGGGTCCAACCCCAAGTCCTCAGCGATGGATCAGGCAGAAGGTGATGTCAGGATTTTAGTGGCTGTAAAGATTGAAGAAGGCTACATCTTGTCACTAAGCTCAGATGTCTACCTTGTCAAGATCGTGTGATTGCTGTTTCTGCACACCAGCTTCCTCGCATTAAACAAAGTCATGCACATGTGGCTATCACAGGAAACAACACACTGTCCTGTACTAACCTCTAAAAGCCCTGTAGCAAAGGACCAGTGGTGACAAATGCAGGAACTAGTAAATCTAGCAATCTCCAGCCACAAATCTACACTGGGGCTACAGTAATCTGAGGGTCATCTTGCACTTAGGTTGAGACAGAtgtgcaatttggcagctgctaccatgactgagcagtcctgtTCAGAATCCCCTCTGCTCATCCCACATGAAGGTGTTAGAAAAGGTGCCTTAAACCTAGGTTTTCTTATCTGCTTCTGGCTAGATAATtgtgtccagtgggatcactctctCTGTGGTTGAAAACATCATAAGACAATGGTTTTTGCAACATGGAACATTCACACCTTGATGAATAACCAAGACAACAAATAACCAGAAAGAAGAATTGGCATAATCTATAAGGAGCTAGTGAGATACAACATAGACATTGCAGCTCTGCGTGAGACAAGATGACCAGATGAAGGTCAGCGGCGGGAAGAGGTTGGAGGCTATACCTTATTTTAGAAGAGGAAACCAGCCCAGGACAGATGTGTTCACAGCATCAGCTTTACCACCAAGAAtcagctcctcagtaaatgtaTGGAGCTCCCTGTGGGCATTAATGAATGTCCTATGACCCTCCATCTTAAGCTCAGGAACAGCCAGTATGTCAccatcatcagtgcatatgccccaatgctcaatgctgctgctgctgtcatttcTACTCCAACCTTGACCATGCACTGACTAATACTCACAAGGAGGACAATATCATTCTCCTCTGACTTGAATGCCAGAGTTGGATGTGACctggaactctggagtggcaccactgggaactccagcagcatcctgctgaaCTAATGTGCAGAGCATGGTCTTAAGTCAGAGTGACAAATACAAGACCACCTGAAGACACCCTTGCTTTAAGCACTGGGGCCTCCTCAACTATGATATTGTTAGAGTCCATGATCAAATGGATGTCTGTATCATGTGAGCCATGTGAGAAACCAATGGCTACTGGACAGATCACTGTCTTGCAGATCCACTTTGAACATCCAACTTGCTCTGAAATACTGAAGACAGCCAAAAGCAATGTGAAGGGCTCTCAATACCAACTCTCTTCAAGATCCAAAAGTCTATAAGGATCTCCAGCAGTCTCCATGAAAAGCTCTGTGCCCTGTCCACAAAGGAAGGCAACACTGAGGAACTCTTGGAAGAGGTATAAAAACCACCATGCACATGGCCTATGCTGAATCCATTGGCTACTTCACTTTTTGACACCAAGACTGGCTTGATGAGAGCAGTGCCAAGATCCAAGCCCTTCTTGACCAATAGAGAAGGGCTCATTCTGTTTAGCGAGATGATACCTCATCCCAGCTGAAGGAAGAGACATATCAGCTCTTCATAGCcaaagctcaaaggaggatctgAGAAATCAAAAGTAGTGGTGGCAAGATAGTCAAGGAGATCCAGATCTATGCTGACAAAAATTACATACATAGCTTTTTCCAGGCACCAAAAGCAATCTAAGACCCAACTCCCACTGGTTCTACTTTCCTGTGATTACAGGATggctcagtgcttctcaaagacAATTAATCTATCCAGACAagatggaaagagcactttgaggcactcctgaaTCATGAGTCAACTGTGGTGGATACCACCATTGAGAGATTCGTTTGTCACCTGAACTAGAGTCAAGCAAGTATGTGTCATCATCCCAACTCTGTTTCCCATTTTTtgacagtcatcctggttctcattaagagCCATCTTCTTTCCAGAATTGATATAGAATACTGAAGGGATGGACCTTCAATCTGGGATGTTTTCACTTGAACatcaaagtactcaaaacaaccatcctgcACTGTAGatctggatcttggtgtctttccagatATTGTGATGAATAAAAAACACACCAAAACAATTTCCCAAAGGAAGCACTTGTgcaccagatcctgtgctggacCTCCTCAACAATGTTTACTCTCTAGCAGAGGTGGCTACTGGGTAGGGGAAGTGCTCAAAACCTACTGCCATCATCTCAAGAGCCCGGAGAGGTATCAACAACAATGTTGCCTCCGGAAAATCCTCCACATTAAATGGGAAGATTGCTGCACAAAtgtcagcatccttgctgaagccaatatTACCAACATTGAATCAGCAATCCTCAAGCACCAATTTTGCTGGGCCAGACATTGTATATGGATGCCAGGCTTTTGattcccaaaacaagtgctctactcccagcttagtaaagACCTGAGATCTCGTGTTGGGCAGAGGAAATGCCATAAGAAAACATTGAGAGTATACCTCAAGAAAAGggatgccaacatcaagagttgggaAGATCTGATTGCCAACTGAGTCCAATGTCACTGCAACCTCAACCGAGTACCAGTCCATTTCAAGGTGACATGTCTTGCTCTTGAGAaaagagagtggaggaaggaataGGCCTTTGGCTTATTCTACCCTGCAGAAAGATCCACAACTTCTGAGGATAGGTCTGTAATTCAAGGATGggggactcttaagtcacctcaagacctatCAATGAGctatggtagagatcatcctcaaattgagggattgtTGACTGTGACTTAAGCATCAAGCATCAAATAATATCCTGAAGTGAATAAGACAGAAACTGAGCCACATATGGTTTAGCCATATGACCAATGTGGCTTGCTGTTAACAGGCCGACATTAAACAATGTTTTGGTAATTCTGGAGCAAGTGAACTATAACTACTTAAAAATGGGCAATATTCTTTTTACCTGGTAAAAAGCATGGCAGATTAGACCTCTGAGGATTTCAAGTTGCTAAACCTCAGACAATAGAATGAGTGTTGATTTTTGTTATTGAAAATGCAATTTAACTGTATACTAACTGGTTATGGTTAGCTAACTGGTTATGGTTAGGATGTGTATTTATTAGATCCTGCCGCTGCATTGGcctgtttgtttttgttgcatttttgttgtttatttgtttgtttctaaGACTAAATATTTTTATTCCTATTTAGTAGCAAATTCCTATTCTAGTAGCAAATGCTTACAATGGACAGGTAGGTCCAGCAGGTAACAAAGATCTGAGGTaggtttctttttttgtattGAATTGTTGCTAAATATCTATATCCAAAGACAGTGCTTTGTTACCTAAATAGTTGGTAGCCAAAAATTTCCATTGTCTAGATTTTTTCACTTTCCAGCATAGACACAAGACTACAGGACATATTATTATTAACTTTTCAGAAGATACTGTAGTTTTTAGAGTAACTTGCACCTGCTGTTTTCATTGCCTGTCATACAAAAGACCTTTTTGTCCTCGCTAAACTTATCCATTAGATAAGTCTGTTATCCCCTTTGAGACATGAGCAATAGATATTTATTGCCTAATGCCACTTAGCAAATATACTGTTTATTCAAATACCCATTAAGATGATTATTAATGTCCTACCTTGTCCAATAGGTGAAAATTTATTTGAAGAAGGAATTTGAAAAGCATGGAGCAGCAgtaaatgacagccagcatgatgTTTTGATTGAAGACATCTTTGATAAAGAAGATGAAGACAGTGATGGGTTTATATCTGCCCGGGAGTTCACATACAAGCATGATGAGCTGTAGAGAAGCCCAGCCTAATAATTCTCCATGTcacagaggtggcagtgactTACAAATTGTCTAGCTTTGTAAAATTTTTAATTCAGCATTTGGAGCTGACAGGaacaaatggaaagaaaaaacattgtttttctaTACAAAAAGGGACTTCTGTTGATGATCCAAAATGCTTTTAACTATTTTTAGATATTAAAACAAAGCCGCTTTTGTAAATCTTTTGaactgctgcacctggcagcaataGTGTTTCATTTACtttgtattaatttattttgcagtTATGAAACCAACATGTGATATAACAAATATTGCTAAAAAATCAGAATCCAGCTTAATGCTTACCTTGTATTGTTTTCTTATGTGCTAATGACAAACATTTGAGTTACTCTCTTTGATAGTATActtcttatttaatttttaatttatggCTTAATTATTTCACCTTGCTTTTTCTATGCAAATCAGAATTTGAAGAACAGAAGCAAAATGTGCCACACTGTTAATAAGAGGTACACTGCAAAGGTCAGACAGTTCTCGTTGGTCTTTTCAACTCTAGCAATATAATGTAATCTACCTGTATGTGAACAGGAAACATTACCGATATCTGATCATTTATTTTTGTAAGCTTATTAGTGTGTGCCTCATGTGCCTAAGCCAACCATGTATCTTGTATTTATTATGATGCTATGATCTAGAGTCAAAGGGGGAGTTAGAGAtcagcaggggtttggggttttagttttgttgtttttttttttaactattacaTAATAACATTGCAGTTTGGCTGAGCTGGAGACAGAATTTGTGTGTGCGGTCTTTGAAAATTGCAAACTACAGAACAACAAATAACTCTTTTAAGTAACTTATTCCTTATCTTTCAGAAACTCGGGAACATAGGACTAAAAGGGCCTCCGGGGCCATTGATAAACACCTCCTTGTTTGCAGGCAGTCATTTACCTAAATAATTCCCAATATCTCCACTTCAAACTCTCATACACAATTATGTTCATGCAAAAAGACTACACCTTTGTCTTCATGACCTCTTTGGTCTTCCACCAAATGCTAAAACCTCATGTTTCCTGACATGAGGTAAAAAGGTATCCTAAAAAGAGCCCCATTACAGTAGCTCAACTGCTGTGTCACTGCCTTGTagaacttctgttttgccattacGTATTAAAAACACAGTTTAACGTTAAAAGGGTATATACTGTATGTTTCTTACAATGTTCTGTGAGTGGTATGAAAGTAAGTTAAATAAGGGTCCTGACTTTTTAAGCAATAAAGTCATTTAGAAATTCATACGTAGGGTATAAAACCTGATATGATACTTTGTCTTGGTATAAAATATTCATAAGAAAGATATTTAAAGACCCCTGCATGACAGGCCAGTAATCTGACACGTGAGCATAAAACATGTAATGGCAACTACATGGTTGGAGTCAGGCTTAGATGTTTAATTGTtgccctagttgtaaagaaggtGATTTCAATGCCTTTGAGAAGGGTTGTGATTTGAACCAGGCTTCCCTTGCTGGTACATTTAGTTGTCTTACTTCTGTTGTGGGCCAAGAGCTGCAGAAGCCTACATTAAATGGATGGGACAGACCTGACGAAAAATTTAAagttgtgctccctgctgcatttGAATAGGCTCCTGAACTTAGAGGAAAAGATTTCAGGATGTTTAAAAGCATGGGATCATGACTTACATGGAGATGTACTCTCATTGTCTGAATAGCCATGGTACAACTGGGCATAGGATATTCAGGCTGGTAAATTCAGTGCTTGGGGGTTGATGTAACAGAAATTTCCTTGTTGTCACTTCCAGTAGGGGCAGCAATTGGCATCCTAGCCTATGCAGTCGGACCAAAAAGTTTAGAGATTTGTAGGACATTTGTGCTATGGAATtcagggggaggcatgggggcaatCCAGCATAATGGACTCAGATAGAATTGGACCTAATGAATAGTGAATCCTACAGGATGGCGAGGTAGAAACCCTTGTATAAGGTATATGTAGCACTAGAGCTGTCAATCACCATTAACAtgcacaattaacatgttaattggttGTTGCATTAATTTTTGTAATGCATTAATTACgcacatggttttggagcctgtgcctaggctctgctccactgccatCATCGCTGCCTCTGGACTGCCCAGTAGGGCACTGGTGGCAGTGTAGAGGACCGCAGGGCAGCGCAGGTGTGGACTcctgactgctgcagcaggaaggcggtgggggcggggtggcagcatgcacagacacaagcagccgcagcatgcacatggccaggaacgCAACCCAGCAGAatgtagagcagcacccagcaggtaagtttatgggggggaaaggggtggagggatggggtGAATGGAAGAAGGGAC
Encoded here:
- the FKBP14 gene encoding peptidyl-prolyl cis-trans isomerase FKBP14 encodes the protein MMIALWAPFLLACVPFAAGALIPEAEVTVEVLQKPFICHRKTKWGDMMLVHYEGYLEKDGSMFHSTHKHNNGQPMWFTLGIKEAIKGWDKGLKDMCVGEKRKLTIPPSLGYGKEGKGKIPPESTLIFNIDLLEIRNGPRSHESFQEMDLNDDWKLSKDEVKIYLKKEFEKHGAAVNDSQHDVLIEDIFDKEDEDSDGFISAREFTYKHDEL